A region from the Deinococcus sp. Leaf326 genome encodes:
- a CDS encoding ABC transporter ATP-binding protein has product MLEVRDLSVKYGHFTALHAVNLTVQPGEIVVLLGANGAGKSTLFRTLSGLQRPSGGAATWRGTPLTGGRPEFNVAHGVSQCPEGRLLFPELSVEKNLRLGAFVHRRDPAGTARELERVYELFPAMVDKRHAPAGSLSGGQQQMVAIGRALMARPDLLLLDEPSLGLAPLVVDQVFAALQRVNAGGVSVLLAEQNAFAALGIAHRGYVLEGGHVTLQGGQQALMTDDRVRSAYLGV; this is encoded by the coding sequence ATGCTTGAAGTCCGCGACCTGAGCGTCAAGTATGGCCACTTCACGGCCCTGCACGCGGTCAACCTGACCGTGCAGCCCGGCGAGATCGTGGTGCTTCTGGGCGCCAACGGCGCGGGCAAGAGCACCCTGTTCCGCACCCTGAGCGGCCTCCAACGGCCCTCGGGCGGCGCGGCGACCTGGCGCGGAACGCCGCTGACCGGCGGCCGGCCGGAATTCAACGTCGCGCACGGGGTCTCGCAGTGCCCCGAGGGCCGCCTGCTGTTTCCCGAGCTGAGCGTCGAGAAGAACCTGCGCCTGGGGGCCTTCGTGCATCGCCGCGACCCTGCCGGCACGGCCCGCGAACTCGAGCGCGTGTACGAGCTGTTTCCCGCGATGGTGGACAAGCGCCACGCTCCGGCGGGCAGCCTCTCGGGCGGGCAGCAGCAGATGGTCGCCATCGGCCGGGCGCTGATGGCCCGCCCCGATCTCCTGCTCCTTGACGAGCCGTCGCTGGGCCTGGCACCCCTGGTCGTCGATCAGGTCTTCGCCGCGCTGCAGCGGGTCAACGCCGGGGGCGTGAGCGTGCTGCTGGCCGAACAGAACGCCTTCGCCGCCCTGGGCATCGCCCACCGGGGCTACGTGCTCGAGGGCGGCCACGTGACGTTGCAGGGCGGACAGCAGGCCCTGATGACCGACGACCGGGTACGCAGCGCGTATCTGGGGGTGTAG
- the sugE gene encoding quaternary ammonium compound efflux SMR transporter SugE gives MAWIYLVLAGLLEVGWAIGLKYTQGFTRLLPTALTLLSMAASVGLLGLATKTLPIGTAYGIWVGIGAVGAALLGMVLFGEAATPARLFFLGLMVVAIIGLKVTAGH, from the coding sequence ATGGCATGGATCTATCTCGTGCTCGCCGGTCTGCTGGAAGTGGGCTGGGCCATCGGTCTGAAGTACACGCAGGGCTTTACCCGCCTGCTCCCCACCGCCCTAACCCTGCTGAGCATGGCCGCCAGCGTGGGTCTGCTGGGCCTGGCGACCAAGACGCTGCCCATCGGGACGGCCTACGGCATCTGGGTGGGCATCGGCGCGGTCGGCGCGGCGCTGCTGGGCATGGTGCTGTTCGGCGAGGCCGCCACGCCCGCCCGACTGTTCTTCCTGGGGCTGATGGTCGTGGCGATCATTGGGCTGAAGGTGACGGCCGGCCACTGA
- the priA gene encoding primosomal protein N', which yields MPLPIPALDFAAPHGWTGGVPVGCRVLLPWRGELTVGLVLGEGDPRAAHRLRDAVHVLDDPVAPWVTPGTVAGVCAWARDAHIPAGLVWGDLLGVGWEAAYTHRVRAVAGADLSFFGPAVPGEAWADAAAYPGALLDAVREQGLLDEAFSPCPRTVTVVRARALAAVPTAARMVTVLRAATPAPPSLTPRQAGAWAWLAGAGEQESLNAWARGAGVSGSVVTAVLNAGGAEYVLAERSPPPAWVWLAESGPQDSLRAWAQGAGVPASAAAALLARGWAEQVEVPAPPPPLPLAAVPGEGDLAAAELPDRLPEAPVWRLHGGRAASRFRVLAPRVSRLLSQGRGVLVLAPDHATLRRAWAGLSGLAEDAGTLAVQVGGHLSAVQRGATWDFVRTGAARLVVGTVHALSAPVADLALVVVLEEGSDAYKLLSGSRAFVPDVAACVAQAQDAALAYVGSVPAVESVPKPGAELPPPRARVHVVNYAAPPEQPELGPLSGVQLPPGDLGYPLSHDLARLLRQVQERGRQAALLAPRRGYSALLRCPSCEHTPQCRNCDVPLRFHQETRQLTCHQCGYHENVPDRCDQCGEQMWKARGPGTEWIAAEVSRLLPGFPVYRLDRDHQDDLSSLHAGAPGVVVGTQLLLSQPCPPELALVGVTLADTWLGVSDFRASERYHRLLRQLAEWHPSRAPMIVVQTFQADHPALKVLASGQGVLAYPAAEERVRLELGYPPHARLAQIEVAAREPERARVAAQEIADALFGAGATELEVLGPAPSPVARLRGVYPYHLMLRARSDARLAELLAVLGRRGWKARVRVDVNPRGGL from the coding sequence GTGCCGCTGCCGATTCCGGCGTTGGATTTCGCTGCTCCGCACGGCTGGACCGGCGGGGTCCCGGTCGGCTGCCGGGTGCTGCTGCCCTGGCGCGGCGAGCTGACGGTCGGGCTGGTGCTGGGCGAGGGCGACCCCCGCGCGGCCCACCGCCTGCGCGACGCCGTACATGTGCTCGACGATCCGGTCGCGCCCTGGGTCACGCCGGGGACGGTTGCGGGCGTCTGCGCCTGGGCGCGTGACGCCCACATTCCGGCCGGACTGGTGTGGGGTGACCTGCTGGGTGTGGGCTGGGAGGCGGCGTACACCCACCGCGTGCGGGCCGTGGCCGGAGCCGACCTGAGCTTTTTCGGCCCCGCGGTGCCGGGCGAGGCCTGGGCCGACGCGGCCGCGTATCCGGGCGCGCTGCTCGACGCCGTCCGCGAGCAGGGGCTGCTGGACGAAGCCTTCTCTCCGTGCCCCCGTACGGTGACGGTCGTGCGGGCGCGCGCACTGGCGGCCGTGCCCACGGCCGCCCGCATGGTGACGGTCCTGCGCGCCGCGACCCCCGCGCCGCCGAGCCTGACCCCCCGGCAGGCCGGGGCCTGGGCCTGGCTGGCCGGAGCAGGCGAGCAGGAGTCGCTGAATGCCTGGGCGCGCGGCGCGGGCGTCAGCGGCAGCGTGGTGACGGCAGTCCTGAACGCGGGCGGCGCCGAGTACGTCCTGGCCGAGCGGTCCCCGCCTCCGGCCTGGGTGTGGCTGGCCGAGTCCGGTCCCCAGGATTCCCTCAGGGCCTGGGCCCAGGGCGCGGGCGTGCCGGCCTCGGCGGCGGCCGCACTGCTCGCGCGCGGCTGGGCCGAGCAGGTCGAGGTGCCCGCCCCTCCGCCCCCACTGCCCCTGGCCGCCGTGCCCGGAGAAGGCGACCTAGCCGCCGCCGAGTTGCCCGACCGCCTGCCGGAGGCCCCGGTGTGGCGGCTGCATGGGGGGCGGGCCGCCTCCCGTTTCCGGGTGCTGGCGCCGCGGGTGTCGCGGCTGCTCTCGCAGGGACGGGGGGTGCTCGTCCTTGCGCCCGACCACGCCACGCTGCGCCGGGCCTGGGCGGGCCTCTCGGGACTGGCAGAGGACGCGGGCACCCTGGCGGTCCAGGTAGGCGGTCATCTCTCTGCCGTGCAGCGGGGAGCGACCTGGGATTTTGTCCGCACGGGCGCGGCGCGGCTGGTGGTCGGCACCGTCCATGCCCTGAGCGCGCCAGTCGCCGACCTCGCCCTCGTCGTGGTGCTGGAGGAGGGCAGCGACGCCTACAAGCTGCTCTCGGGGTCACGCGCCTTCGTGCCGGACGTGGCCGCGTGCGTGGCCCAGGCGCAGGACGCGGCGCTGGCTTATGTGGGCAGTGTGCCGGCCGTCGAGAGCGTTCCGAAGCCGGGGGCCGAGCTACCGCCCCCGCGCGCCCGCGTGCATGTCGTGAACTACGCCGCGCCCCCCGAACAGCCCGAGCTGGGGCCGCTCAGCGGCGTGCAGCTGCCGCCCGGCGACCTGGGCTATCCCCTGAGCCACGATCTCGCGCGGCTGCTGCGGCAGGTCCAGGAACGCGGGCGGCAGGCGGCGCTCCTGGCCCCCCGGCGCGGCTACAGCGCGCTGCTGCGCTGCCCGAGCTGCGAGCACACCCCGCAGTGCCGCAACTGCGACGTGCCGCTGCGCTTTCACCAGGAGACCCGGCAGCTCACCTGCCACCAGTGCGGCTACCACGAAAATGTTCCTGACCGCTGCGACCAGTGCGGTGAGCAGATGTGGAAGGCGCGCGGTCCCGGAACCGAGTGGATCGCCGCCGAGGTGAGCCGGCTGCTGCCCGGTTTTCCGGTCTACCGCCTTGACCGCGACCACCAGGATGACCTCTCGTCCCTGCACGCGGGCGCGCCAGGCGTGGTCGTGGGCACGCAACTGCTGCTCTCGCAGCCCTGCCCGCCCGAGCTGGCGCTCGTCGGGGTGACGCTGGCCGATACGTGGCTGGGCGTCTCGGACTTCCGCGCCTCCGAGCGCTACCACCGCCTGCTGCGTCAGCTGGCTGAGTGGCATCCCAGCCGCGCGCCCATGATCGTCGTGCAGACCTTTCAGGCCGATCATCCGGCGCTGAAGGTGCTGGCCAGCGGGCAGGGGGTCCTGGCCTACCCGGCGGCCGAGGAGCGCGTGCGCCTGGAACTGGGCTACCCGCCGCACGCCCGCTTGGCCCAGATCGAGGTCGCGGCCCGCGAGCCCGAGCGAGCCCGGGTGGCTGCCCAGGAGATCGCCGACGCCCTGTTCGGTGCCGGGGCCACCGAACTGGAGGTGCTGGGACCGGCGCCCAGCCCGGTGGCGCGGCTGCGCGGCGTGTATCCCTACCACCTGATGCTGCGGGCGCGCAGCGACGCCCGGCTGGCCGAACTGCTCGCCGTGCTCGGGCGCCGGGGCTGGAAGGCGCGGGTGCGGGTGGACGTGAATCCGCGCGGGGGCCTGTAG